In one Hyphomicrobium sp. 99 genomic region, the following are encoded:
- a CDS encoding Hsp33 family molecular chaperone HslO → MPVDTPPKSPAIPIDDVVVAFRTQNSNIRGRLVRLGATLDQIVAPHAMPDLPGRALSEALALAALCGSALPQGGNLNLLTRSDGPVSILVADYTASGRLRGYARYDAEKVAEIAQSGTRQETAAALGNGHLAITLDSGPGQERYQGVLAFENAPLSATAAAYFQQRESLPTFIRTAVAEHYVAPKQAPQSDTRWHRRAGGLMVQSLGASLDEGGVDQDDDWKRVEMLAATVEDLELLDPGLTVERLLLRLFHEEAVAIERVIPLSSFCRCSREKVENVLLAFGANELSDMLDENGKIVVTCEFCTARYVFSLDELRAAGG, encoded by the coding sequence CGAATATTCGCGGCCGGCTGGTGCGGCTCGGCGCGACGCTCGATCAGATCGTCGCTCCGCATGCGATGCCCGATCTTCCAGGCCGCGCACTTTCGGAAGCGCTGGCGTTGGCGGCGTTGTGCGGGTCAGCGCTGCCGCAAGGCGGCAATCTCAATCTGCTGACGCGATCGGACGGTCCGGTTTCCATTCTCGTTGCCGACTACACCGCAAGCGGCCGCCTCAGAGGCTATGCGCGCTATGATGCGGAGAAGGTCGCGGAGATCGCTCAAAGCGGGACGCGGCAGGAGACTGCGGCGGCGCTGGGCAACGGTCATCTCGCGATCACGCTCGATTCAGGTCCGGGCCAAGAGCGCTATCAAGGCGTGTTGGCTTTCGAGAATGCGCCGCTCTCGGCGACGGCTGCCGCTTACTTCCAGCAGCGTGAAAGTCTGCCGACGTTCATACGGACCGCCGTTGCTGAGCACTACGTTGCGCCGAAGCAGGCGCCGCAGTCGGACACGCGCTGGCACCGGCGCGCGGGCGGCTTGATGGTGCAAAGCCTCGGGGCGTCGCTCGACGAAGGCGGTGTCGACCAGGACGACGACTGGAAGCGTGTGGAGATGCTCGCCGCGACCGTCGAAGATCTCGAACTGCTCGATCCGGGTCTGACCGTCGAGCGGCTGTTGCTCCGGCTCTTCCATGAAGAGGCCGTTGCCATCGAGCGGGTCATTCCGCTGTCATCTTTCTGCCGGTGCAGCCGGGAGAAAGTCGAGAACGTGCTGCTGGCATTCGGTGCAAACGAACTTTCCGACATGCTCGACGAAAACGGAAAGATCGTCGTCACGTGCGAGTTCTGCACCGCGCGATATGTCTTCTCGCTCGATGAATTGCGAGCGGCCGGCGGCTGA
- a CDS encoding EF-hand domain-containing protein, whose amino-acid sequence MTKRLQLLNVSACAISAALTVAGCSTASMPTIGSISPFGGNSISEIDRAYLQAAGSWDLNHDNVVTCNEWKSYAEDLFNSADTDHDDSLDASEWNNLTKIDKLFVTADLKYFDQNGDGKVTRQEFVDKPNPAFVLMDKAGTCKLDGSQIASARSKTEYDTSGAKPQNSDPREQGGDVGKAANGGLSK is encoded by the coding sequence ATGACCAAACGCCTTCAACTGCTCAACGTCTCCGCCTGCGCGATCTCCGCTGCGCTCACCGTGGCCGGATGCTCGACCGCCTCCATGCCGACCATCGGCTCCATCAGTCCCTTTGGAGGGAACTCGATTTCTGAAATCGACCGCGCTTATCTGCAGGCCGCAGGAAGCTGGGATCTCAACCACGACAACGTCGTGACGTGCAACGAGTGGAAATCTTACGCGGAAGACCTCTTCAACAGTGCCGACACCGACCACGACGATTCCCTCGACGCGTCCGAGTGGAACAATCTGACCAAGATCGACAAGTTGTTCGTGACTGCAGATTTGAAATATTTCGACCAGAACGGCGACGGCAAAGTCACGCGACAGGAATTCGTCGACAAGCCGAACCCCGCGTTCGTGCTGATGGACAAGGCCGGCACGTGCAAGCTCGATGGATCTCAGATCGCGAGCGCACGCTCGAAGACCGAATACGACACGTCCGGCGCGAAACCGCAAAACAGCGACCCGCGTGAGCAGGGTGGCGACGTCGGTAAAGCCGCAAACGGCGGCCTCAGCAAATAA